A window from Calliopsis andreniformis isolate RMS-2024a chromosome 5, iyCalAndr_principal, whole genome shotgun sequence encodes these proteins:
- the LOC143179198 gene encoding unc-112-related protein has product MYSDGHEVDGSWVLRVYVTDLQVERSLRVKGELHIGGVMLRLVEDLDIAMDWSDHALWWPERNHWLTRTRSTLDQYGVAADALLHFTPMHKTLRVQLPDMRCLDCKVDFSVKTFNAVINLCKELGIRHPEELSFCKPLEPNHLKYNLKDLPAKKKIENQKNGHWHVPADTNTFIPVSQSPRGSTGSLDQSSPFMCAPVTPNNRNHSTPISSPVSQTGTWKRNNNSSGFGSTGSFNANNSTMSLEALNGGLSESLAQSPISISPEVRAKLIRPKNLIERARMNVSWLDSSLSIMEQGIREFDTLRLKFKFYSFYDLNPKTDAVRINMIYEQAKWQLLAEEIDCTEEEMLMFAALQVQVNLQASVPQPSYDSNGASSPVEDDIDAALTDLQVTLEGSNISNGHSDITQVPELCDYLRFLKPKRFTLRAFKRYWVTCRDLQLRLYKTREETNSTESPAYVINLRGCEVTPDVHLSQGRYGIRLEVPSAEGMTEMWIRCDNEQQYAKWMAACRLAAKGRTLADASYESEVNSIIAFLQLQRPAPAPAINPNALDIAPEDYVAPRFVKKFKGKLVQRILEAHANVKDLPLIEAKLNYIKAWQSLPEYGISLFVVRFTGKSKDELLGIANNRLMRMELHSGDHLKTWRYNTMKAWNVNWEVKHMMVQFEEGNIIFECQSADCKVVHEFIGGYIFLSMRSKEANQTLNEEMFHKLTGGWV; this is encoded by the exons ATATCGCTATGGATTGGTCTGACCACGCACTATGGTGGCCCGAGAGAAATCACTGGCTGACCAGAACGAGGAGCACCCTCGACCAGTACGGCGTGGCTGCCGATGCACTTCTCCACTTCACACCGATGCACAAGACCCTGAGGGTGCAGCTGCCGGATATGCGCTGCCTCGACTGCAAGGTCGACTTCTCGGTCAAGACGTTCAACGCTGTTATCAACCTGTGCAAAGAATTAG GTATCAGACACCCCGAGGAGTTGTCCTTCTGCAAGCCGCTCGAACCGAACCAtttgaaatacaatttaaaagacCTGCCAGCGAAAAAGAAGATCGAGAACCAGAAGAACGGACACTGGCACGTACCAGCGGACACGAACACCTTCATCCCGGTGAGCCAGAGTCCCAGGGGATCGACAGGCAGCCTGGACCAGAGCAGCCCGTTCATGTGCGCCCCAGTCACACCCAACAACAGAAATCACAGCACGCCGATCAGCTCGCCCGTTTCG CAAACCGGTACATGGAAGAGGAACAACAACTCCTCTGGTTTCGGTAGCACCGGCTCGTTCAACGCCAACAACAGCACGATGAGCTTGGAGGCGCTGAACGGAGGACTCTCGGAGTCCCTGGCGCAGAGCCCGATCTCGATCTCGCCGGAGGTGCGGGCGAAATTGATCAGGCCGAAGAATCTTATAGAGAGAGCCAGGATGAACGTCTCCTGGCTCGACTCGTCCCTGTCGATCATGGAGCAGGGGATCCGAGAATTCGACACCCTCAGGCTGAAGTTCAAGTTCTACTCGTTCTACGACCTGAACCCGAAAACCGACGCCGTCAGGATCAATATGATTTACGAGCAGGCCAAATGGCAGCTGCTCGCCGAGGAGATCGACTGCACTGAGGAGGAGATGCTCATGTTCGCTGCTCTACAG GTGCAAGTGAATCTGCAGGCGAGCGTGCCGCAGCCGAGTTACGACAGCAACGGCGCCTCCTCGCCCGTCGAGGACGACATTGACGCGGCCTTGACGGACCTTCAGGTGACCCTGGAGGGCAGCAACATCAGCAACGGGCACAGCGACATCACTCAGGTCCCGGAGCTCTGCGACTACCTGCGCTTCTTGAAGCCCAAGCGTTTCACCTTGAGGGCGTTCAAACGCTACTGGGTCACATGCAGAGACCTTCAGCTCAGGTTGTACAAGACACGGGAGGAGACGAACAGCACCGAGTCACCTGCCTACGTGATCAATCTGCGTGGATGCGAGGTCACGCCCGATGTCCATCTTTCCCAAGGCCGCTACGGCATCAGGCTCGAGGTGCCCAGCGCCGAGGGCATGACCGAGATGTGGATCAGATGCGACAAT GAGCAGCAATACGCAAAGTGGATGGCAGCGTGTAGACTGGCAGCCAAGGGACGTACACTTGCAGACGCTTCTTATGAAAGTGAAGTGAACAGTATCATAGCATTTCTGCAACTGCAGAGGCCTGCGCCTGCACCTGCAATCAATCCAAATGCATTAGATATTGCTCCAGAGGACTACGTTGCACCCAGATTTGTGAAGAAGTTCAAAGGAAAG CTGGTGCAGAGGATTCTTGAGGCACACGCTAATGTCAAGGATCTTCCTCTTATAGAAGCTAAATTGAACTATATAAAAGCCTGGCAGTCTCTTCCCGAGTATGGCATCTCGCTTTTCGTAGTCAGATTTACTGGAAAGAGCAAGGATGAATTGTTGGGCATCGCGAACAATAGGCTGATGCGAATGGAACTTCACAGTGGCGATCATTTGAAGACCTGGAGATATAATACTATGAAA GCATGGAACGTAAACTGGGAGGTGAAACACATGATGGTCCAGTTCGAGGAAGGAAACATCATCTTCGAGTGCCAATCCGCAGATTGTAAAGTTGTTCACGAGTTCATCGGGGGTTACATATTCCTGTCGATGCGATCGAAGGAAGCGAACCAGACGTTGAACGAGGAGATGTTCCACAAATTAACCGGAGGATGGGTTTAA
- the Tssk gene encoding testis-specific serine/threonine kinase, whose amino-acid sequence MATRLSPRNSEVNALEQRGYLIGKKIGQVHSILQRGPRVFIFMRYADNGDLLDFVKRNGVVPEQQSKLWFRQMASGLHYLHGKNIAHRDLKCENILLSRKFNVKLADFGFARFCVDHEGRRVLSETYCGSAAYAAPEVVSGTPYNPKLADVWSLGIILFIMLNASMPFNDSNLKKLLKDQMSRNWMFRSRVRDTVSALAKNIVKYILEPDITLRLTLDRVLGHEWVRAKKEKPGLLTGRLVHSAPPNHPQVCSGGGGNMVGAGAAGGCNVPVVLRGLSSFKNSEQNQGTVVKSTDKPGKDTQLPGVV is encoded by the exons ATGGCCACGCGACTCAGCCCCCGAAATTCGGAGGTGAACGCTCTTGAGCAGCGAGGCTATCTTATTGGCAAAAAGATCGGACAG GTGCACAGTATACTACAACGCGGTCCAAGGGTTTTCATCTTCATGCGTTACGCCGACAATGGTGATCTGCTGGACTTCGTAAAAAGGAACGGCGTTGTACCAGAACAGCAATCGAAGCTGTGGTTCAGGCAGATGGCTTCCGGTCTCCACTACCTCCACGGCAAGAACATCGCCCACCGTGACCTCAAATGCGAGAACATCCTCCTATCCAGGAAGTTCAACGTAAAGCTAGCCGATTTCGGTTTCGCGAGGTTCTGTGTGGACCATGAAGGCAGACGAGTCCTCAGCGAGACTTACTGCGGCTCCGCGGCCTACGCTGCACCGGAAGTCGTCTCTGGCACTCCTTACAACCCGAAACTCGCGGACGTCTGGTCCCTCGGAATCATCCTGTTCATCATGCTAAACGCTTCGATGCCCTTCAATGACTCAAACCTGAAGAAGCTGCTGAAGGACCAGATGTCAAGGAATTGGATGTTTCGCTCGCGAGTGAGGGACACGGTGTCCGCGTTGGccaagaatatcgtcaagtatATCCTTGAACCAGATATCACGTTGAGACTGACGCTAGATAGGGTCCTTGGACATGAATGGGTGCGGGCCAAGAAGGAAAAGCCAGGACTTCTCACGGGTCGACTCGTACATTCGGCGCCGCCTAATCACCCACAG GTATGTAGTGGAGGTGGAGGAAATATGGTTGGGGCGGGAGCTGCGGGAGGCTGCAACGTGCCTGTGGTTTTAAGAGGACTATCATCGTTTAAGAACTCTGAGCAAAATCAAGGTACAGTCGTGAAGTCCACAGACAAGCCGGGAAAAGATACACAATTGCCCGGAGTCGTGTGA
- the Znt86d gene encoding solute carrier family 30 member 7, whose amino-acid sequence MLPLSHKDSRNLSSRIKEKLLGWKRLIFSDKNTRNLFLFLLLNLSFAFIELLYGVWTNSLGLISDSFHMFFDCTGLLFGLAASVITKWRANERYSYGYVRAEVLGGFVNALLLFFIALFIMSEAVERSIEPPEIKHERLLVVSILGLLVNLVGIYVFRHGHGHGHGMGHGHSHSHSHSHGGHGHSHMNHSHSHDHHDIEIDPSFSGTNSQIMKGVFLHIMADTLGSVGVIISAILIRLFGWFIADPICSMLIAVLIVLSVLSLMKDSWEILMQRQPAALDHVLPQCYNKVTQLAGVYSVQEPHFWTLCSDVYVGCLKLEVARTVEPKYVVAHTQMIFQAAGVRHLTVQLDYAPM is encoded by the coding sequence ATGCTTCCACTTTCGCACAAGGACTCCCGAAATCTGAGCAGCCGGATAAAGGAAAAACTATTAGGATGGAAACGTTTGATATTCTCAGATAAAAATACCAGGAATTTGTTCTTATTCCTCTTGCTCAACTTATCCTTCGCCTTCATAGAGTTACTCTATGGAGTATGGACAAACAGTTTGGGCTTAATATCGGACAGTTTCCACATGTTCTTTGACTGTACTGGCTTGTTATTTGGTTTAGCCGCATCAGTAATAACGAAATGGAGAGCAAACGAACGATACTCCTATGGTTACGTGAGAGCAGAAGTTTTGGGAGGTTTCGTCAATGCTCTGCTTTTATTCTTCATTGCCCTGTTCATTATGTCAGAGGCTGTCGAAAGGTCAATTGAACCGCCAGAGATAAAACACGAGAGACTCTTAGTTGTGTCCATTTTGGGATTGTTAGTCAATTTAGTAGGAATATACGTGTTTCGACATGGGCATGGACATGGCCATGGGATGGGACATGGCCACTCTCACTCGCATTCCCACTCTCATGGAGGTCATGGACATTCCCACATGAACCATAGTCACAGTCACGATCACCATGATATAGAAATCGATCCTTCCTTCAGCGGTACAAATTCACAGATCATGAAAGGAGTTTTCTTGCATATCATGGCAGACACTCTCGGATCAGTAGGCGTAATTATATCAGCGATATTGATACGACTGTTTGGTTGGTTTATAGCAGATCCAATCTGTTCTATGCTGATTGCAGTATTGATAGTTTTAAGTGTGCTTTCATTAATGAAAGACTCGTGGGAAATCTTAATGCAAAGACAACCAGCAGCATTGGATCACGTTCTGCCTCAGTGTTACAACAAAGTGACCCAACTTGCTGGCGTTTATAGTGTACAAGAACCACACTTCTGGACACTATGCTCGGACGTGTACGTCGGATGCTTGAAGTTAGAAGTGGCTCGAACCGTGGAGCCTAAATACGTCGTAGCGCATACGCAAATGATTTTCCAAGCAGCTGGTGTAAGGCATCTAACTGTCCAATTGGATTATGCACCTATGTGA
- the Rps25 gene encoding ribosomal protein S25, whose protein sequence is MPPKKDTKGSSKQPQKTQKKKEGGSGGKAKKKKWSKGKVRDKLNNQVLFDKGTYEKLLKEVPQYKLITPSIVSERLKVRGSLARRALIELQQKGLIKQVVQHHAQLIYTRTTKGDDPAA, encoded by the exons ATG ccGCCTAAGAAGGATACTAAGGGGTCTTCAAAGCAACCACAAAAAACACAGAAGAAGAAGGAGGGAGGATCAGGTGGCAAAGCCAAGAAGAAG AAGTGGTCCAAAGGAAAAGTACGCGACAAGTTAAACAACCAAGTATTATTCGATAAAGGCACATATGAGAAGCTGTTGAAAGAAGTACCACAGTACAAGTTAATCACACCATCGATCGTCAGCGAAAGGTTAAAGGTCCGTGGATCACTAGCCAGGAGAGCACTGATCGAACTGCAACAGAAGGGACTCATCAAACAAGTAGTGCAACACCATGCACAGCTTATTTATACGCGTACTACTAAGGGTGACGATCCGGCTGCGTAA